Below is a window of Drosophila nasuta strain 15112-1781.00 chromosome X, ASM2355853v1, whole genome shotgun sequence DNA.
CGACGATGGTCCCAAGGAGGAGACAGAGCATGAGATCTTTGATCTCAAGGATATCAATAGCAATGCCGAGCTCGATGATATGCTGGATGTGGAGCCCGATTTCGATGTCGAGGGCGAACAGCAAGAGTTACCCAAGCTACCCAAGTACAAGAAGTACGATAAGGATGACAAACGTCTGGACGACGATGCCAACTATGAGAACGACGATGAGCCCGAGGTGAGCCAGGACGAGGACAGTGAAAGCGACTATGACCAGCAGGGTCTTGGCCTCAGTGACAACGAGGATGAGGAGCCACAGAAATCCGGCAAAGCGGGCAAGGGCAAGAAGAAGCGCGGCGATCATCCGCTGATCAAGTCGGGCGATTTTCGCGACAAGGACACAAAGCGTCAGCAGCGTGTGCAGCTTTGGTACGAGAAGGATGCACTGCAGCAGCTCGACGATGACATGGACAATGACGACGAGGAGAACTACGATCTGGACAATTTGGCCAAGGCGTACAAAGCCAAGGGCGTGGCTGTGCTAGGCGAGAATCGTCCGGCGCCTGTAGAGACTGGAACATTGGCGCTGGGAAAGAAGGCGAAACGTCGTGCCCGCCATGATGTGGCCAAGGATGAGAGCAGCAGTGAATCGTCCGATTCGGAGGAGGAAGTCGATGAGCAGGATGAAAACGTTGCTGGCGACATGTCCAAAGGTgagagcagcacaacaacacacacatattagAGCGAGAGGGAAATagagaaatacattttaatactGATGTCTGTCCGTCCGACTGTTTGAGGGTCTATAACTATGAGAATACAGAAGCTAGCGTCTAGATTTTCTACACTCATCAATGTGAACATCTTCTAAATAGTTTATGaaagtttcatttcattcgAGAGTTATTTAAGCTATAATTTAATAGCTCAAAGATTAATTGTTAGTCATTACTTGAACTAATCCTTCAACTCTCTCTTTTCGCAGCACCCAAAGCGAAGAAGATACGTCTCAGCGAGGAGGAATTGGCGCTGGGTGCGCTGCTTGTGCGAGGCAAGAAAACGCGTCGCGATCTCATCGATGCCGCCTGGAATCGCTATGCCTTCAACGATGATCATCTGCCCGCCTGGTTTGTGCAGGACGAACAGGAGCACATGACGAAACCACAGCCGGTGCCCAAGGAACTCACCGAGGAATATCAGCGCAAGGTCCAGGAGCTGAATGTGCGCCCCATCAAGAAGGTGATGGAGGCGAAGGCGCGCAAGAAGCGTCGTGCCACCAAGCGTATGGCCAAGGCCAAGAAGATGGCCGAAAAGATCATGGAGAACGCAGACGCAACGTCCCAGGAGAAGGCCAAGCAGCTGAAGAAGATCTACAAGAAGGCCcaggagaagaagaaggagatcACCTATGTGGTGGCCAAGAAGCACACAGCATCCCGACGTGCTCGTCGTCCGGCCGGTGTCAAGGGACGCTATCGTGTCGTTGATCCACGTGAGAAGAAGGACAAACGCTCCATTGTGGCCAAGAAGCGGCGTGAGAAGGGCAGCAAGGGTGGTGCCAAGGGGGGGCAAGGGACGAGGCAAGCGTTAAATCGTCGACCACACACTTCCACACTTCTCCATATGTAAATGATAATGTgtagcataaatataaatctagTGCATAATCCTTTAAAACTGCTTAACGCTTATTTCGTGGGTAGGGAACAATCGATTGTCCAAGATAGTAAAGCCGAGAGTGCcctaaaaattgaatttatataaagATTTCCATGTTTCAAtcttttcaatataaaaaaactatCGATAAACGGCGATAGTATGCCCGATATAAGtgatagtatattaaaattatcCTCAAATTACAATCAAAAATGTccatttatgaaatttatattaatattatatcttCAATATAAGCAAACTTTGCTTTAGAGTTTTATGTTTGcctatagtttttttttgtaaatcatatatatttaaaaatttattgcaattacaatatacaattattttaattaaagttttgttttaaaaagaataagtttgcattttttacattgcagaaattcattttaaataacaatttataacTTTACAAAACGTCTACAATCGATAGAGTATCAAATCATCGATAGTTTCAGCTACAGTTCTCCAGCACGACTCTAGAGGGCGCTGCTTGCTTGGTAGCTGTAGGATTTGGCGTCATCGTCACTGCTGTTCAGCTGCAGTTTCCCCTCTTTGTGCAGCTTGCTAAGATGATGGTCCACATTGTAGGCAGCCGCTGGCCACAGATGCTCGGGCGTCTCCTTGTACACCACTTTGACCACATCCATGGCTTGCCATGGTGCACAGGGTCGCTCCACAAAGAACTGAAGTATCTGCTGTTCGCGCTGATTGCGATGCTGGATGTAATACTCGATTTTACCCAGCGGCTCCTCAATCACATTGCCATGGCCGGGGAAGATGCGTTTCGGTTCGATCTTGAGGATTTTATCCAGACTGCGCATGTAATCGAACAGATCCTCGAACACAGCGGTGCCTTCGCCTAAAGATCGAAAGTTGTAAATAGAGGACTagttgtctctctctctctctctctgtcacgCTTACTCACCCAGTATACAATCGCCGCTGAACAAAGTGCCGTCATCTGTGGTGAGCACAACATGATCTGTGGTGTGGCCAGGAGTATGCACAATGCGCACCTTGGCGCCATCTACCGCAAATTCTTGGCTGTCGGCAAGCGGTTGTACTTGGATGTGACTTGGTATCTCGGGGCAGAGGTCGGGAGTTTGATCGCTGCGCTTGAATTTGAACACCTGGCAATCTGCATTGAGGCGAACTTTAATGGGCAAGATAAAGAAACGTACACAGAGATAGTATGTTCATATGCATGTAATGCGGATGGCGGACGTAAGCACAGTTTTAAGCGTTTGTCAATGTCCCTTCCTTTTTTGTACACACATGTAAGTTGGCAACACTGCTCCACTCTGCTTAGTCTACATGTATTCTAAGTGTATACACACCCTTGTCGGCCAACGTGCTGCCCACAATGTCCTTCACACCCCCCACATGATCGTGATGCCAATGCGTCAATATGATGGTGCCAATGGTTGCCTTCTCCTGCTGCAACACTCCATTCAGCTGCTCTATGTACTCCGGCACATTCTCATCGCCCGTGTCAATTAATATGCGCCTGAGAAGAACAAACACCAATTTGATTATAATTCAAGTGAACTTTGGATTCCCCAAAATAAATTGGCGGCTCACTTTTTACCGTTGCCCAGCAGATAGGTGTTGGTGCCTTGCAATGTCATGGGACTGGGATTGCAGCCCAAAATCCGTATGATGGAGGAGGTGAGACGTGTTACCGGCGGTATTAGTGCCATGATTCTGCCACTTTTAATCGCTTCTTAAAAGTTGCCCACACAAAACAAGCAGCAGCTTATCacgtaaataaaaaacaaaaacaatgcaaacacTGCTCAGCCGCTCCGCAACAGTTGTGCTTCTAACGAACTGGTGTGTACACACTGCTCTAGCCGTTATCGGTGTGTGCGCGCAgtttgcacaaatatttaaataattcattttattatgtaACTGTCAATTAGTTGTCCAGCATTGTGGAGTTAAAAGTTGCCCACACAAAACAAGCAGCAGCTTATCAcgtaattaaaaaacaaaaacaatgcaaacacTGCTCAGCTGCTCCGCAACAGTTGTGCTTCTAACGAACTGGTGTGTACACACTGTTCTAGCCGTTATCGGTGTGTGCGCgcaatttgcacaaatatttaaataattcattttattatgtaACTGTCAATTAGTTGTCCAG
It encodes the following:
- the LOC132795645 gene encoding pre-rRNA 2'-O-ribose RNA methyltransferase FTSJ3 — encoded protein: MGKKSKVGKTRKDKFYQLAKETGFRSRAAFKLIQLNRKFGFLQQSQVCIDLCAAPGGWMQVAKQNMPVSSIVVGVDLFPIRPIAGCIGLVEDITTEKCRQSLTKELQSWKADVVLHDGAPNVGRNWLYDAYQQICLTLNALKLGTQFLRSGGWFITKVFRSKDYNALLWVLKQLFKKVHATKPSASRKESAEIFVVCQGYLAPDRIDPRLLDAKYVFEELDLDGGKQKNSLLHPEKQKRIKAEGYTEQDIALRNDLSASEFMQAENALAALQGIGSITIDDPRIAQHKRTTTEILECCKDLKVLGRKDIKGLLLWWKHIKQDLYKTDKEGVIEDADNEAESAPQPLTQEQLEDMEDEELQQQIETLADEEQKELKRKRKKTLKSKAKLHEKMNLNMVIKGDDGPKEETEHEIFDLKDINSNAELDDMLDVEPDFDVEGEQQELPKLPKYKKYDKDDKRLDDDANYENDDEPEVSQDEDSESDYDQQGLGLSDNEDEEPQKSGKAGKGKKKRGDHPLIKSGDFRDKDTKRQQRVQLWYEKDALQQLDDDMDNDDEENYDLDNLAKAYKAKGVAVLGENRPAPVETGTLALGKKAKRRARHDVAKDESSSESSDSEEEVDEQDENVAGDMSKAPKAKKIRLSEEELALGALLVRGKKTRRDLIDAAWNRYAFNDDHLPAWFVQDEQEHMTKPQPVPKELTEEYQRKVQELNVRPIKKVMEAKARKKRRATKRMAKAKKMAEKIMENADATSQEKAKQLKKIYKKAQEKKKEITYVVAKKHTASRRARRPAGVKGRYRVVDPREKKDKRSIVAKKRREKGSKGGAKGGQGTRQALNRRPHTSTLLHM
- the LOC132795646 gene encoding beta-lactamase-like protein 2 homolog isoform X1, whose amino-acid sequence is MALIPPVTRLTSSIIRILGCNPSPMTLQGTNTYLLGNGKKRILIDTGDENVPEYIEQLNGVLQQEKATIGTIILTHWHHDHVGGVKDIVGSTLADKVRLNADCQVFKFKRSDQTPDLCPEIPSHIQVQPLADSQEFAVDGAKVRIVHTPGHTTDHVVLTTDDGTLFSGDCILGEGTAVFEDLFDYMRSLDKILKIEPKRIFPGHGNVIEEPLGKIEYYIQHRNQREQQILQFFVERPCAPWQAMDVVKVVYKETPEHLWPAAAYNVDHHLSKLHKEGKLQLNSSDDDAKSYSYQASSAL
- the LOC132795646 gene encoding beta-lactamase-like protein 2 homolog isoform X2, with amino-acid sequence MALIPPVTRLTSSIIRILGCNPSPMTLQGTNTYLLGNGKKRILIDTGDENVPEYIEQLNGVLQQEKATIGTIILTHWHHDHVGGVKDIVGSTLADKDCQVFKFKRSDQTPDLCPEIPSHIQVQPLADSQEFAVDGAKVRIVHTPGHTTDHVVLTTDDGTLFSGDCILGEGTAVFEDLFDYMRSLDKILKIEPKRIFPGHGNVIEEPLGKIEYYIQHRNQREQQILQFFVERPCAPWQAMDVVKVVYKETPEHLWPAAAYNVDHHLSKLHKEGKLQLNSSDDDAKSYSYQASSAL